From Watersipora subatra chromosome 2, tzWatSuba1.1, whole genome shotgun sequence, one genomic window encodes:
- the LOC137388141 gene encoding uncharacterized protein: MATQVDTFIQSGLEKVGSQENYKALRKENSFSPPASRRNCHYTPRHYAPRHYTPRHYIPRHYTTRHYIPRHYTTRHYTPRHYTPRHYTTRHCTPRHYTTRHYTPRHYTPRHYTPRHYTTRHYSTCHYSPHHYTPRHYTPRHYTTRHYTSRHYTPRRYTPRHYTPRHYTPRHYTPRQYTTRHNAPRHYAPRHYTPRHYTPRHYTPRHYTTHHYSPRHYTPRHYTPRHYTTRHYKHLVTTQLVTINTSSLHHSSLHPSSLNASSLHPSSLHASSLHDSSLHPSSLRPSSLHDSSLHASSLHPSSLHESSLHASSLHA; this comes from the exons ATGGCTACACAAGTAGATACATTCATACAGTCAGGGCTGGaaa AGGTGGGAAGCCAAGAAAACTATAAAGCTCTGAGAAAAGAGAATTCATTCAGCCCCCCTGCCAGCAGAAGGAActgtcactacacgcctcgtcactacgcgcctcgtcactacacgcctcgtcactacatCCCACGTCACTACACGACTCGTCACTACATCCCTCGTCACTACACGactcgtcactacacgcctcgtcactacacgcctcgtcactacacgaCTCGTCACTGCACCCCTCGTCACTACACAACTCGTCACTACACACCTCGTCACTACACccctcgtcactacacgcctcgtcactacacgaCTCGTCACTACTCGACTTGTCACTACTCCCCTcatcactacacgcctcgtcactacacgcctcgtcactacacgaCTCGTCACTACACCtctcgtcactacacgcctcgtcgctacacgcctcgtcactacacgcctcgtcactacacccctcgtcactacacgcctcgtcaaTACACGACTCGTCACAACGCCCCTCGTCACTACGCGCCTCGCCACTACACccctcgtcactacacgcctcgtcactacacgcctcgtcactacacgaCTCATCACTACAGCCCTCGTCACTACACACCTCGTCACTACACCCCTCGTCACTACACAACTCGTCACTATAAACACCTCGTCACTACACAACTCGTCACTATAAACACCTCGTCACTACACCACTCGTCACTACACCCCTCGTCACTAAATGCCTCGTCACTACACccctcgtcactacacgcctcgtcactacacgaCTCGTCACTACACCCCTCGTCACTACGCCCCTCGTCACTACACGactcgtcactacacgcctcgtcactacacccctcgtcactacacgaatcgtcactacacgcctcgtcactacacgcctaG